In Rhizobium sp. ZPR4, a genomic segment contains:
- a CDS encoding DUF4440 domain-containing protein, with the protein MDISQYELEEIRLLEQKLHLPEIRQSPASVAELLAEGFVEFGSSGTVYDDRNELIARLAAEKTEEASPSIISRDYAFRPISPDAVLVTYRSIRQAGEKGLERHTLRSSIWQRIDGRWQMLFHQGTLTTPQG; encoded by the coding sequence ATGGATATCTCCCAATACGAGCTTGAAGAGATCCGCCTACTTGAGCAGAAGCTGCATCTCCCTGAAATCCGGCAATCGCCGGCGAGCGTGGCAGAACTGCTGGCGGAAGGCTTCGTTGAATTCGGAAGTTCCGGAACGGTCTATGACGATAGGAATGAGCTAATCGCCCGCCTGGCTGCAGAAAAGACGGAAGAAGCCTCTCCATCAATTATTTCACGCGACTATGCCTTCCGACCGATCTCGCCGGATGCCGTCCTCGTCACCTATCGAAGCATCCGACAGGCTGGAGAGAAGGGCTTGGAGCGACACACTCTAAGGAGCTCGATCTGGCAGCGTATCGATGGACGATGGCAGATGCTCTTTCATCAGGGAACGCTCACCACTCCGCAAGGCTGA
- a CDS encoding S24 family peptidase: protein MQKSMGERLRAAREAASYPSATKAAEALGVSLSTYRAHENGQNEFSAEVANRYAKKFGTTAAYLLTGEGLRKAARSTANIVMSFDPDEQDQDGFAESGDELSYSREHWKPQIEGATPEVDVKLGAGSGIVGEVINLPVGAGNVAGHKIVAEWLIPTGYLRNEAKASPNHTIIMEVVGDSMQPTYMPGDRVIVDLSQNQMTTDTVYAISDGYTEPQIKRLQRVPFTHPGQVKIISDNPALETFTVELDRLTIIGRICGHIARK from the coding sequence ATGCAGAAATCCATGGGCGAACGACTAAGAGCGGCCCGCGAAGCCGCAAGTTATCCATCAGCCACGAAGGCGGCAGAAGCGCTGGGCGTGAGCCTGTCCACCTATCGCGCACACGAAAATGGTCAGAACGAATTCAGCGCCGAAGTCGCCAATCGCTATGCCAAGAAATTCGGCACGACAGCCGCCTATCTGCTGACTGGTGAAGGCCTACGCAAAGCCGCGCGCTCGACAGCGAACATCGTCATGTCATTCGACCCCGACGAGCAGGATCAGGATGGATTTGCCGAGAGCGGCGACGAACTCAGCTACAGCCGCGAACACTGGAAGCCGCAGATCGAAGGCGCAACACCGGAAGTGGACGTCAAACTTGGCGCCGGTAGCGGCATAGTCGGCGAAGTCATCAATCTCCCCGTTGGCGCTGGCAATGTGGCCGGACACAAGATCGTCGCGGAATGGCTCATCCCCACCGGCTATCTGCGAAACGAGGCGAAAGCTTCGCCGAACCATACGATTATCATGGAAGTCGTCGGCGATTCCATGCAGCCCACCTACATGCCGGGCGATCGCGTCATCGTCGATCTCTCGCAGAACCAAATGACCACCGATACGGTTTACGCGATCAGCGATGGCTATACCGAACCGCAGATCAAGCGCCTGCAGCGAGTTCCCTTCACCCATCCGGGCCAGGTCAAGATCATTTCCGATAATCCAGCGCTAGAGACCTTCACCGTCGAACTGGATCGACTGACCATTATTGGCCGAATCTGCGGTCACATTGCCCGCAAATAG
- a CDS encoding ATP-binding protein, producing the protein MRREFLKYLFEMPLLWLGIAILAGLIFIGDTVTDLEIAFAVLYVSVILLAVYSGRTGAIAMVGIACAALTVISYFLTSHGASQAGLINSTLSLVAIGATTYLAIRIEMLDARARQAQSELARMSRLMIVGELGTSIAHEVSQPITAIAANGNAALRWLSATPADHDEARRAIERIVADAGRAGDVIGRVRRLVARSSPSSDAIDLVEAINDVLELVRSEIRRNQILFRTELAGDLPLVAGDRVQLQQVILNLIMNAIEALAEVDAETRELLVSAAADERKVTVSVRDTGGGMPAEMLDSIFEAFYTTKPKGMGMGLAISRSIIEAHGGTIYAAPNFPHGAVFGFTLPLGGKAKG; encoded by the coding sequence ATGAGGCGCGAATTTCTGAAGTATCTTTTCGAAATGCCCCTGCTTTGGCTCGGCATTGCGATCCTCGCCGGTCTCATTTTCATCGGCGATACCGTCACGGATCTGGAGATCGCCTTTGCCGTTCTCTATGTTTCGGTGATTCTGCTGGCGGTCTATTCCGGTCGAACCGGGGCTATCGCGATGGTCGGGATTGCATGTGCCGCTCTGACCGTCATCAGCTATTTTTTGACGAGCCACGGCGCTTCGCAGGCCGGCCTGATCAATAGTACACTTAGTCTGGTCGCGATCGGTGCGACCACCTACCTGGCAATCAGGATCGAAATGCTCGACGCCAGGGCGAGGCAGGCACAATCGGAGCTCGCGCGTATGTCGCGTCTCATGATCGTGGGTGAGTTGGGTACATCGATAGCCCACGAAGTCAGCCAGCCGATCACGGCAATTGCCGCCAATGGCAATGCCGCGCTTCGATGGCTTTCTGCAACACCGGCCGATCACGACGAAGCTCGCCGCGCCATCGAGCGAATTGTAGCGGATGCCGGGCGAGCAGGGGATGTCATCGGCCGCGTCCGCAGGCTCGTGGCGCGCTCGTCGCCGTCTAGCGACGCGATCGATCTGGTCGAGGCGATCAATGATGTACTGGAACTCGTGCGCAGCGAGATCCGTCGGAATCAGATCCTATTTCGCACCGAATTGGCGGGCGATCTGCCATTGGTGGCTGGTGATCGTGTTCAGCTTCAACAGGTGATCCTCAATCTCATCATGAATGCGATCGAAGCTCTGGCGGAGGTCGATGCGGAAACCCGCGAGCTGCTCGTCAGCGCCGCGGCAGACGAACGGAAAGTGACCGTCAGCGTGCGTGATACCGGTGGCGGCATGCCGGCCGAAATGCTCGACAGCATATTCGAAGCCTTTTACACGACCAAACCGAAGGGCATGGGAATGGGGCTTGCTATCAGCCGGTCCATTATCGAGGCACATGGTGGGACCATCTATGCGGCGCCGAACTTTCCGCACGGAGCCGTCTTCGGTTTCACCTTGCCGCTCGGCGGAAAGGCAAAGGGGTAG
- a CDS encoding response regulator transcription factor → MQGQQSTVFVIDDDPSVRDGLDSLLRSVGYDTRGFALPRDFLVSPGPQGPACIVLDVRMPDASGLDFQDELARMGYPIPIIFLTGHGDVPMSVRAMKAGAVEFLLKPFREQDLLDAIRQALEIDRARLRKQAAEVDLLERFSTLTPREREVMALVARGLLNKQIAAEIGLSEITVKVHRGQAMRKMRADSVADLIRMADSLGLTDGKANDAAPGLR, encoded by the coding sequence ATGCAGGGACAGCAGTCGACCGTTTTCGTAATCGACGACGATCCATCCGTGCGCGATGGACTGGACAGCCTCCTGCGCTCCGTTGGCTATGATACGCGTGGCTTTGCATTGCCGCGGGATTTCTTGGTGTCTCCCGGGCCTCAAGGGCCAGCCTGCATCGTGCTGGATGTTAGGATGCCGGATGCGAGCGGTCTTGATTTTCAGGATGAACTTGCGCGGATGGGATATCCGATCCCGATCATTTTCCTCACCGGACACGGCGATGTGCCGATGTCCGTCAGGGCGATGAAAGCGGGCGCGGTTGAGTTTCTTCTAAAGCCGTTCCGGGAGCAGGATCTGCTCGATGCGATCAGGCAGGCGCTTGAAATCGATCGCGCCCGGCTGCGCAAACAGGCGGCGGAGGTCGACCTTCTCGAGCGGTTTTCAACGCTCACACCGCGCGAACGCGAGGTGATGGCGCTCGTCGCGCGAGGCCTCCTCAACAAGCAGATCGCCGCCGAGATCGGCCTCAGCGAAATCACCGTGAAGGTCCATCGCGGTCAGGCCATGCGCAAGATGCGGGCTGATTCCGTCGCCGACCTCATCCGTATGGCAGATAGCTTGGGGTTGACAGATGGTAAAGCCAACGATGCAGCGCCTGGGCTCCGCTAA